A region from the Rosa rugosa chromosome 6, drRosRugo1.1, whole genome shotgun sequence genome encodes:
- the LOC133715934 gene encoding uncharacterized protein LOC133715934, which yields MAAALISRRFRPSHCASSFSFISSTYFIAQKLQNPTPKPFTHLSNSTFSQTPSNPFTSTSNPNSIFKDYKRTAPNPKPFNEKSTKALAFDPSLSSSMHQRVLDPKPNNFNLGFTELNTPRFKWPSGNRPRFLSTSGSSEPEKPQNPSQYPSQNPNFKHQEIEGPTVERDLSDLGNETRTVLEVMAKNMYSLSRTVAVLGLVQLGLGAYISYMTRSSPIPEVSIQSFLAFGFPFSLAFMLRQSLKPIYFFKKMEEQGRLQILTLALQVAKNLNVFFIRVRGVSVLCIAGLSAGVLFQLAYTLT from the coding sequence ATGGCTGCCGCCTTGATCTCTCGCAGATTCAGACCCTCTCACTGTGCTTCATCATTCTCCTTCATATCCTCCACATACTTCATCGCCCAAAAGCTCCAAAACCCTACTCCTAAACCATTCACTCACCTGTCCAATTCCACTTTCTCACAAACACCCTCAAACCCTTTCACATCTACTTCAAACCCCAACTCCATTTTCAAAGACTACAAAAGAACAGCACCAAATCCAAAACCCTTCAATGAAAAATCCACTAAAGCCTTAGCCTTTGATCCATCTTTGTCTTCTTCGATGCACCAAAGGGTTCTTGATCCAAAACCCAATAATTTCAATCTTGGTTTTACCGAATTGAACACTCCCAGATTTAAATGGCCGTCGGGTAATAGACCCAGATTTCTTTCAACCTCCGGTTCATCAGAACCTGAGAAACCCCAAAACCCAAGTCAGTACCCAAGTCAAAACCCAAATTTCAAGCACCAAGAAATCGAAGGACCGACTGTGGAGCGAGACCTCTCTGATTTGGGCAATGAGACCCGAACAGTCCTTGAAGTGATGGCCAAGAACATGTATAGTCTGAGCAGGACTGTGGCGGTTCTGGGTTTGGTTCAGCTCGGCCTTGGAGCTTACATTTCATACATGACTCGATCTTCGCCAATACCCGAAGTATCAATTCAGAGCTTTTTGGCATTCGGGTTTCCCTTCTCTTTGGCGTTCATGTTGAGGCAGTCTCTGAAGCCAATCTACTTCTTTAAGAAGATGGAGGAGCAAGGTAGGCTGCAGATTCTGACTCTTGCTCTTCAGGTTGCTAAGAATTTAAATGTTTTCTTCATTCGGGTTCGTGGGGTGTCTGTCTTGTGTATTGCTGGTTTGTCTGCTGGAGTTTTGTTCCAGCTTGCTTACACGTTGACTTGA
- the LOC133713878 gene encoding uncharacterized protein LOC133713878 — protein sequence MGRHLDKSLRLEYMAIKDARELWVALEERFGNVKDSLLLDLKVQWSNLRFADFKSVAEFNSEALSLKTMLGFCGQPVTEQELIEKTLSTFPVSAILVSKQYRTEYNTGWITRFHKLINVMSVAEKHDNILVKNYNSRPVRTKSVHEENYNNAPKGGRKERNPKNKGHNGRFGPYNRPKKEGNRQNEGRTRGNTWQRGRGGRGAPGHGGAAQGRGNGANSSRGRHPSANNAPQLKGGNHNDMCHRCGSSEHWFKQCNASDQLAAPYKAYRDFREHEAYLAEEEEDGDDANVNLTIADFKNLTKNCTRMLQILISIVLYFSKNYVMAIMP from the coding sequence ATGGGGCGTCActtggataaatcactccgattggagtacatggcaatcaaggatgctagggaattatgggttgcgctagaagagcgttttggcaatGTCAAGGACTCCCTCCTCCtcgacttgaaagttcaatggagcaatctacgattcgccgacttcaagtccGTAGCTGAATTTAATTCAGAAGCTCTAagcctcaaaaccatgttggggttctgtggacaacctgtcacggagcaagagctaattgagaaaactctctccaccttccccgtctcagcaattttggtatcaaagcaatatcgaacCGAATACAATACTGGatggatcacgaggtttcataaGCTAATTAAtgttatgtctgtagctgaaaaacatgataatatcctcgtgaagaattataattcaagaccTGTcagaactaagagcgttcacgaggaaaattataataatgcacccaaaggagggcgcaaggagcggaaccctaaaaataagggacacaacggacgttttggtccatataaccgccctaaaaAGGAAGGTAAtcgtcagaatgaaggacgaacacgtggcaatacatggcaacgtgggagaggaggccgtGGGGCTCCAGGACATGGTGGAGCCGCCCAAGGCCGTGGGAATGGCGCCAACTCCTCTAGGGGACGCCACCCaagtgcaaacaatgcacctcaattaaagggaggcaatcacaatgacatgtgtcatcgatgtggatcaagtgagcattggttcaagcaatgcaatgcaagcgATCAACTAGCTGCGCcttacaaggcatatagagactttagagagcatgaagcctatcttgccgaagaagaagaagatggtgatgatgccaatgtcaatctcaccatagcggacttcaaaaatttgacaaagaattgcacaaggatgttgcagattttgattagtatagtcctttatttttccaagaattatgtaatggcaattatgccttaa
- the LOC133718217 gene encoding CYP enzymes assisting alcohol dehydrogenase-like, with protein MSKTSSSCALQVITCKAAVCWGVGEECKVEEIQVEPPQKFEVRVKMLYASLCHTDILMSKGRPIPLFPRVLGHEGVGVVESVGEEVNAEDFKQGDIVIPTYVSECQECENCLSGKSNLCLKYPFTWSGLMLDGTSRMSTVKGQKMLYHLFSCSTWSEYMVVNVNFLVKLHKWGPHRTTTPLLSHASFLSCGFSTGFGPPWKEAKIERGSTVVVIGLGAVGLGAVEGARMQGASRIIGVDKNEMKREKGIAFGMTDFINPDNHQSEHDQDHDKSVSKLIKDSTDGMGVDYCFECTGVASFINEALGATKMGKGTAVVIGGSGVTTVQIDFLSLMSGRTLKGSMFGGLKAKTDLPILINKCMNMEMQLDELLTHEVPLVDINKAFELLKQPDCMKILIKI; from the exons ATGTCAAAAACAAGCAGCAGCTGCGCCTTGCAAGTCATAACATGCAAAG CGGCTGTATGTTGGGGAGTGGGAGAAGAGTGCAAGGTGGAAGAGATACAGGTAGAGCCACCACAGAAGTTTGAAGTTCGTGTCAAGATGCTCTATGCCAGTCTCTGTCACACTGACATCCTCATGTCCAAAGGACGCCCAATT CCTCTTTTCCCTCGCGTTCTTGGACATGAGGGCGTCGG TGTGGTAGAGAGCGTCGGAGAAGAAGTAAACGCAGAGGATTTCAAACAAGGAGACATCGTGATACCAACGTATGTTTCAGAATGCCAAGAATGCGAGAATTGCTTGTCAGGCAAGTCCAACCTGTGCCTGAAATATCCGTTTACCTGGAGCGGTCTAATGCTTGATGGTACTTCAAGAATGTCGACTGTCAAGGGACAAAAGATGCTGTACCACCTCTTTTCTTGCTCCACATGGTCCGAGTACATGGTCGTTAACGTCAATTTCCTTGTCAAGCTCCACAAATGGGGTCCTCATCGTACTACTACACCACTTCTGTCCCACGCTAGCTTCCTCTCATGTGGATTCTCTACCGGATTTGGGCCTCCTTGGAAGGAAGCTAAGATTGAAAGAGGGTCAACTGTTGTTGTTATTGGTCTTGGTGCTGTTGGATTAGGG GCAGTTGAGGGGGCTAGAATGCAAGGTGCATCTAGGATAATCGGTGTCGACAAAAATGagatgaaaagagaaaaaggaataGCTTTTGGAATGACTGATTTTATAAACCCTGACAATCACCAATCTGAACATGATCAAGATCATGACAAATCAGTTTCTAAGCTCATCAAAGACTCTACAGATGGAATGGGTGTAGATTATTGCTTTGAGTGCACTGGCGTTGCATCCTTCATCAATGAAGCCCTTGGAGCCACAAAAATG GGTAAAGGAACAGCTGTTGTGATAGGAGGCTCAGGTGTAACAACCGTTCAAATTGATTTTCTCTCCCTGATGAGCGGCAGAACCTTGAAAGGGTCCATGTTTGGAGGTCTCAAAGCCAAAACCGACCTTCCCATTCTCATCAACAAATGCATGAATATG GAAATGCAACTGGATGAACTCTTGACCCATGAAGTTCCTCTCGTAGATATTAACAAAGCATTTGAACTCTTAAAGCAGCCAGATTGTATGAAGATTCTGATCAAGATTTGA